The Paraburkholderia acidiphila DNA window GTTCCTGCGGTTCGGACACGCTCGTGTCGCGCTCCCAGCCCTCGTTCTCGAGCTTGATGTGCTCGATGGCGACGGCGTTCGCATTGGCGTCGAGATCGGGGAGCGCCTGATACTCCGAGACCCAGCAGCGGTAGATCTTGTACGCGATCACGAGCTGCCCGGCCTCGTTGTAAAGCTCCAGATAGATGTCCTTGCGGAAATTGGCGAGCGACACTTCGGCGCCGAGCGCGGCATTGAAGTTCCAGACGAGGGCCGCCCAGTCGTGAAAGCGCATGTCCTGCGTGAGGCCGCCTTCGAGCGTGATGGGTTCGTACTTGTTGCGTCCAGGCGAGCGGTGCGCGGTGGAGGGGTCGCCGCCCGCGCGGTGCTCGACCACTTCGGTGCTGCGCTTGAGGCTGCTCACCTTGCTCACGCCCGCGACGTACACGCCGTCCCACTTCACGCGGAACTTGAAATTCTTGTACGGATCGAGGCGCTTGGGATTGGCGGGGAAGAGTGCCATCGTTCACCTCATCGTTCAGGATGACTGATTATTGATCTGCTGTATCTCGATCACGAGAAATTCCGCGGGATTGAGCGGCGCGAAGCCTACCTGCACGGTCACGATGCCCAGTGCGATGTTCGCGTCCGTGTTGATGTCCTCGTCGCATTTGACGAAGTACGCTTCCTGAGGCGTCGTGCCCGCAAAGGCGCCTTGCAGGAACAGCCACTGCATGAAGGAGCCGATATTCAGCCGGATCTGCCCCCAGAGCTTTTCGTCGTTCGGCTCGAAGATGACCCACTGCGTGCCTTCGTACAGGCTCGATTCGAGAAAGAGCGCGAGGCGGCGCACCGGAACGTACTTCCATTCGGAGCCAGCCTGGTCGTTGCCCGCGAGCGTGCGCGCACCCCAGACCACTTCGCCGTACACGCGAAACAGACGCAGGCAGTTGATCGCCTGCGGATTGAGGCTGCCGTTCTGGTCGTCCGTGAGCACGTATTGCAAGCCGCTCTGCCCGGTCAGGCCCGCGGAGATGCCGGCCGGGGCTTTCCAGACGCCGCGCGTGGCGTCGGTGGCGGCGTAAATGCCGGCCACGAAGCCGCACGGCGGAGAGAGCTTCGAGTTGCCAGGCGAGAGCGGGTCGGGTGCCGAGACCCACGGGAAGTAATAAGCGGAATTGCTCGCATAGGTGCCGGTGATGCCGCCCTGCAGCGTGCCGCCCGGCGCCGTGCCCAGTGGGCCTTGCGCCTGCAACGCGGATTCGGTGGCGAGCGGCGGCGCGTCCACGATGTACAGCGCGCGCTTTTTGTTGCAATACGCCTGCAGCTGCGAAATGGTCGCGGTATCCGTTTCGCCGGGCACGCACAGCAGATTGAAGATATCCACGGTGTCGAGCAGGCCAATGCCGCCGGAGGGCGTATTGAGCAGCACGTTCTCGAAGTTCGCATCCGTGGCCGGCGTGAGCACGGCGCCGTCCGCGCCGCCGCCTAGCGGCACGGGCGGCGTAGCCGCGGGCGTGCCGGTTGGCGCGACGATCGCTCCGCTCACCGGACTCACGAACGTGATGTAGTTCGACGTGTTATCAATGACGTTGACCACGTAGCGCGGATCGGTCGGCACGACAGAGAGATTGAGGAAGCTTTCGAGCGTCGTGACGCGGCCGTTGCTCGCGCTTCGCTGCACGATCAGGTTGAAGTTGCTGTTGTTGGGTTGCAGCGTCACGCCCACCATCAGCGTATTGCCCCAGACGCCGGGATTCGCCGCGAACAGCGTAAGCGGCGCGCCCGCCGCGTTGGCGACGACGTTGCCACCCAGGGCTTGCGCGAACTGCGGCGGCGAGACCGACCAGGTTGCCGACGTGCTGACCGACGCACCGGGGCCGTCCGAGTAAGTCGGGGTCGCCGTCAACTGCACCGGTTGGCCCGGTTTCAGCCAGGGCGGTACGGCCGGCGTTGTCACTGCGATCGATTCGAGTTCGCGCAGCGTAACGGTGACGGGTATGCCGGCGCTATCAGGCACAGTCGGCCATTTCGCCGTCACGACCGCGGTGCCCGGACTGCTGCCTGTAAGCAGACCGGTGACGGTAATGCCGGCTGTGCCAGCCGGCGTCACACTCCACGTCACGATATTCGTGAGGTCGGCCGTGCTGCCATCGCTGTACAGCCCGGTCGCCGTCATCTGCTGCGTCTCGTTCTGCGGCACCGACACCGATGCGGGAGAGACGCTGATGCCGCTGAGCTTGGGCGCGGCCGAGACAGTCAGCGTGGTGGTGAGCGTGACCAGCGGATTGGCCGTCGACGTCGCTGTGAGCGTCGCGCTGCCCGCATTCCCTGGTGTGACGACGCCCGTGGCGGTTGCAACGGAGGCAACCGTACCGTCGCTCGACGTGATAGGCCAATCCGCTTGCGGCAACGCAACCAGTTCCGTCGGCTTGCTGGATTCGTAGCCGTATACCGCGAACTGGATCGCCGGCCCGCTCGGCACCGTAGTGGCATTCTGCGGATAGATCGCCGGGGAAAGCACGGCAGGCGGTGCGATGGTGATGGTGGCCGACGCGGGCGCCGTGCCGCCGGGTGCGCTCCATGGAAGCACCGCGTTCACCTGCACCGTCGTCCCTTGCACAGCATTGATGGGCGCGGTGAACAGACCAGGGCTCTGGGGCGAGAGAAAACACTGGGGGGGGCCCCAGCCCACCTGGGCGGTGAGATCCTGGGTGACGCCGCCATACTCTCCCGTCGCGCTCAGCGCGAGCGTTTCGCCAGGCGCGACTTTGAGCGAGCCGCCGGGGGCGTTGATCGCGAGCTTCGAGAACAACGTGTTGACGACCTGAATCGCGAGCGTGCCGGACACCACACCCGATGCGTCCGTCGCAGTGACCGTGCCGTTTCCACTGTTCATCGCCGTGACCACGTTGCCTGCGATTGACACCATCCCTGCCGGGAGCGATGTCCACTTCACGCCGCCCAAAGCGGGTTGCTGGCTGTTGTCCGCATACGTTGGAAGCGCTGAGAGCGTCATGGTGGCGCCCGTCGGCATGGGCGGCGGCAAGACGGTTAACGGTGGTGTGTACCCGGCCGGGAGATTGGGTTCGACCGCAATGGCCGTGAGCGGCGGCGCGCCAATGCCCAGCGTGATGGCGCCGGAAACGTTGCCTATCGTCGCGGTGACGGTGGCTTCCGGATAACCAATACTGTTCGAAAAAGCCGTTGCGCAGGGTGCGGGCGCGCCGCTTGCCGCCGGAAGCGTGCCGTCCCAGACGAGCCGCACGATATAACACTGCGTGCCGCCATTGAGGAAGAACTGGCTTACGCAATAGCCAAGCTGGCTGCGCGCGTCGAGCCCGCCGAACACGGCAGCGTACCCAGCCCAACTCTGCACGAGCGTGGCCGCGTTGACCGGCCCCTGTGGCGCCCAGCCGACGAACGCGGCAATCGATGTGGCCACACCCGTAATGGTGTGGACCCCGCTGGGGATTTCCTCGATATAGACGCCAGGATAGGTGAGCGTGGACATGAAGACATCCCCTCATTGCGTAGCGCGAGATCGCGCTGTCGCGGCAAGGTTGCGTTCCTGCGCAGCGTGCTGCACAGAAGTTCACATACCGCTATGTGACGACGCGGTATTCAATGGATTTCACTCAAGCAAGAATGCAAACAATATAAAGGAATGCTAATTAGATTGTTTGCTCGCGTCAGACTCCTGTATGCCGGGAAGGCGGAACATACACTGTGCAGATGCGGACGAATCCCTTTGGAAGACGGCACACGTTTGCAATTGTGCGCCGGTTCGGCAAATGGGCAATAAAGCCAAATAGGATGGCGTTACGCTGCCAGGCGAATGACGAGTTGGCTTATGCTGCCGATTACGTGCGAATCTCTCGATGGTATTCAGAATTACCTTAGGCGAGCGCTTCCATAAAGTAAAGCTTGGCAGGCGATCAGGCAAAGCGTGTGTCGAAACCACGCTGACCATGCGCACTTGCGCTGGCCTGATAAGCGCCTACACTCGATTCTCAGCATTGCCAGACACGCGGTGAAGAGGATGCGATGGAATCGATCCGATACGTCGGCGAGACACCTCCGGGGACTCGCGCCTGTGCGCGGCGTGAAGCGAGAAGGGCACACTTCAAGCAGGCCAGGGCGCTGACGATTCTCGCCATTTTCGTTTCCGCAGCGAGTACGGCGGGCGAGCGTCCGAACGCTGTGTTGCAGGCTTCGGGCGATGCCGGTCAGGCCAATCTGACTAAAAAGGAAGCGCCTGCTCATGTCGCGCAACCATCGCCTGGCGCGCAATACGAAACCGCACCGACCGCAGTTTCGGCCACGGGCATGCAGCCGCCCGCGCTCGGGGAGGGCGGGACGGCGAGCGCCGCTAGATCGGCGGACGCACCAGGCGCCGGAGCAAATGCAACGCGCGGGTCGACATCGGGTTCGACGGAACGCGTCGACTGGGCGCGGTTAGTCGTCGTCTGGTTCACCGAAATTGCGCGAATGATCCCGTTGTTATTCACGGGATTGGTCCGCCTGATTGCGATTGCCGCGGTGGGTACCGCGACATTTCTCTTCGCTCGCGGGGCGCTCAAGATTTTCACCAATCTGCTTGGCACGCAGGCCGATCCGTTTTCGTTTCGGCGTCACTGGGGCGGATTCGGCGGGGCGTCGTCATCTGGCTGGTATATCTCCCCTGCGCTGATTCGCCTGCTCGTGGCCGTTGCGCTTGCGGTTGGCGCGGTGCTCATGGGGCTCGCCGCGCTCGAAGCGGCGTTTATGCCGGTGGAACAAAACAGTCGGCCCGCGGGTGCGGCATCCGCGGCATCGACAGCCAATGTTGCTCACCAGTAGCGGGCGATCATGGTCATTCGCATCAAGCCGATGTACGACCCGCTCAACCCCGGCGGGGACGAACCGGTCATCACCATGCGCTCGGAGACCAACCGGATTCTGGAGCACGAGTTGCGTCGATACTGCAACGGCCAGATTCAGGGGCGCTCATTCCTCATCGCCGGGCATCGTGGCGCGGGCAAGACAACCATGGTCGCCGACGTGGTTCATCGGCTCATGCTGGAGAGCAAGGCGAAGCGCACGAGAATGCGGCCGTTGCTGGTCGTACTGCACGGTCCGAGTCTGTTTCTTTCGCTAAGCGAGTTATCCGACGATGATATTGACGGCGACGCTGCCTCAGCGCCGGCCACCGCGCAAGGCCAGCAGATAGCCGGCCGCGCGGAGCCTGACGAAGGCGCGCGGGAAGCGGCGCCGACAGTGCCCGCAGACGAGCCATCCGCGCAGACGGGCCGCGAGCGCGAACCCGGCGCGCAGTCGCAAGAGACCGCCGTCACTGGCGGTGGCGAAGCTCCGGCGCCGGAGCGTGCCGCCGCAAGAGAACACGACGACGCGGCAGACACCGTTCCGACTGATCGCAAGGTCGTCACGGATAGCGTCGAGGAACATGCTCAGCGCGCGTTGGAGCAAGTAATCCTGGGCTTGCATCGTGCCGTCGTGCGCGAGTATGCGGCCGCGTTTCGAACGTGGGTTCTTGCGAAGATCAACGACCCCGCACCGGTCGCTGGAGCGGCGGCGCAGGCGGGGGACGGGCGATCCGGGTCGGGTAACGAATTGATGCAAGACGTCGCGGAATGGACCGAGCTAGCGGCACAGTTCGAATTGGAATTGATAGAGGACCCGTCCGCCATTCGCTTACGCGAATTCTATGCGGGCGTCGGCGCGCTTTCGACCGGCATTCTGGGCGTGCCCGGCCGCAGCGAAGATGGGCGGCAGCCGGTAGCGGATCAGGGTGCGCGGGAACTCATTGCGCTCACTGGCCTTTGTATGGCCCATCAGCGAATCTCGGGCGAGCTCAGCGAAACTGACCGCAATACAGCGACCGACACGCGTGAAACGCACACCGAATCGAAATTTGCCTGGCAGAACGAAAATCTGCTCAAATCATTCGCCAGTATTGCTTCCGGTGCGCTTGTCATGGGAGGCGCGGCGGCCGGGCAGCACGCGCTATGGGCCGCCACGCTGCTCGGACTCGCGACGGCCGTCGGGGCGTCGATCGTGTTCAGGCATTCGTCGTCGTCGAAGACGCGGCAGGAGCGAGAGATCGAGCGCACTTTCATTCCGGATCGAACGCTGCGAACGTTGGACCGTGTATTGCCAATGCTTTTGCAATGGCTGATGAGCGCAGGCCTTGCGCCGGTTCTCGTGATCGACGAACTGGACAAAATGGGCGAGCTGTCGTGGCGCCTGGAGGCGATGGTGCGACATCTGAAGAAGCTGATGGCGGAAAACGTATTCTCGTGCTTCCTGACCGATCGTGGTTATCTCGAACTTGTCTCGATGGGCGAGCGGGACAAGGCCTATGCGAAGACTTATTCGTATTTTTCGCATCCGCTATTCGTCACCTATGAACCCGGCGATCTGGACCAGTACATGTCGAGCCTGTTCGATACGTCGGGAGACTCTTCCGCGATGATCGATTGCGAGGTGCTCAAATGGATGCTCCGGCACCGCTCGCAAATGCATGCACTCGCCTTGAACCGCGAGATCGCAGCGATTCGCAACGACGCCGGCAACATTGCCATAGCGGATGGCGACGTCAGGACCTTACCCGTGTACAAGATTGACGTCACGTTGCAGGTTGCCATTGAACATCGCCTGAAGAAGGACGATCTCACGGGCTGGCTGATGCAGCAGCCCAGAATGCGTCTGACGATACTGGACGCCCTCTATTTCATTTCCCGCGAATGGCGGCGCGGCGCCGAGGAAATCGACCTGAGCGGGAGCGGCCTCGACCGGTTGTGGCAGCAGCTCGAAACGCGCATGAATCTCGCCGAGGTGCGCAGGCCGCGCCAAAACCGCGCACATTCTGGTCAGCAATCGGGCGCATTGACGGGCGACGACAAACATATTCTGTGCACTGTGGTCAAGGACCTGGCGCTCGCACTCTCGGCGGACATGCCGGAGTTTGCGCTGATCAGCGCGGTGGCCAACCCGACTCCCGATGACCGGACACCGCGCGTTCCCGCTCCGAACTCATCGGTGCTTGACGCCGTGCTTATCGGCAATGCCTCCGTGCTCATTCAGGTCGACGGCTCCAACACGCGCTTTCGGTTCCGATACTCGCAGTCGGGTAACTTGCGAGAGAGCGTGCCAGCCCAGCCGATCCAGCCGTTGCCTCCGGGCGGACTCCCGGCGACGGGCGGCATTCCGGAGCAAGGAACGCCGGCGGAGCCATTGTCGAAGTTGGAACAGCTTCGCAACTTGCGCGACACGTCAACGCAATTCGCCGCTTTCCTCGATAACTTCGAGGACGTGCTTCGGCCCATATTGTTCAGCGAATTTACGCCGGTGCAGCCGAAGGGCAGTCTTTACCGGTACCTGGCCGACGTGATAGGCGTGCTGCCGACAACGCCGGCGTGGTCGTCTGTCTATTCCGGCAGGGTGCGTCTCGATCAAGCGGTCTATGGGCAAGGCAATCCCGCCGCACTGGAAGTCGATCTCGGCGCACTGGAGCAGTTCGTTGACATGATTCGCACCAACGCCGGCTTGATTGCACTCGTTCTCGGCACCGCCGCGCAACTCACTGCCCTGAGTGGCACTAACAAGACGCAGAACGATCTAACTTGGGCGCTTGACGCGTTATCAACCGGGCTGAAGTTCCATCAACTGGATTCCGCTGGCCTGCGCGCCGTCGTCGAGGAATTTCGAAAGGATCTGCAAAAGAGGGTGGACGGACTAATCGAGGTTCCGAATCTTGCTGACGGCTACTCCCCGGAACCGGCAGTTCAGATCAAGCGGACCGTTGAAGAATGGTTGCCCCTTGCGCAAGCAGCCGGGCAGAAGTTCGATTGGCTCGCAGCAATCAGGAGAGCTTGGGACAATTTCAGCATGGATTCCAGTGGCAAACTGCTTTTCGCGGCACAGGTCGACCTGATCATCAGCATTGCGAACCGCAGAGGACCCGCGAACCTGTTCACCGTGAATCCATTCGAACCGTCGCTGGAAGACTGGACAACACTCGTGCGTATGACACTAAAGAGCCGCGGCCCCCCGTTTCCCATGCCGGGTGACGAGGCGCCACCGGCCGTCATCGCGCTTGCGTTGCGCATGCTTGGATTCCATCTGGTCACCCGCGATAGAGCTGAACCCCTTGCGAATCTGTTTGGCCGGGAAACGAGTGCCGCCTTCGAAAGTCTGGTTCGCACGGCGGGCGATGGGCGAGGCATGGTCACGTCAACAGCCGAGCCTTACGTCGATGAAATAGTGGTCGTCCTGTCCGCTGCACCGTTCACGACGACTCAGAGTTGGACCGCGCCGCAGCAGCGTGCAGCGATGCTCGTCATGACGAGCACTGCGTTATTCGCTTCCTCGCAGAGCTTTCTCGAACTGATGGCGCTGGCGGGAAAAATTCGCCTTTGGTGGGACGGTTCACCGAGCCAGGCCGACCGGGAAGTCGCGCAGAAATTCTTCACTGACGGTGTTCGGGCCAAACTCTTCGAAGAATCTCCGTCAACGCCGCCCCCGTACCCGTGAACCTGGTGAAACCTTGTTGCGGCGGCGATCTGTTTTCATGACACCTGGTTTTACATACAAACAGATGCGTCGTGATAATAATACTTATCGCAATAGCATGATAGTAGATCGAGATTTCGTGAAAACCTCGAGCCTGTTCGATGCCCGGCGCCTGCGCATGATTCGCTTGACCGACGTGAACGACACGGTGGAGTGCGCGGGGCCGGTGCAGCAACGAACATGTCGCGCCGGCACACAGCATCCACGTTATGGCTTGATGAACCTCAGCGTCATGCGATCCGACTCCCCAATCGCTGCATAGCGCGCGCGGTCAACGTCGCCGCCCTTGTAGGTGGGCGGCAGCGACCAGACGCCGTGCGGATAATCCTTGGTGTCTTTCGGATTCGCGTTGATCTCGCTGCGTGCGGCCAGCACGAAGCCCGCGCCCTGCGCATGCTCGATCACGTACTCTTCGGTCACGTAGCCGCTGTCGATCATTTGCTGCACGGTCGTGCCACGCCGCGCGCGATGCTCCTCGACGCCGAGCACGCCGCCGGGTTTCAATGCGACATAGAACGCGCGCAGGTTGTCGTCAATCTGGCCGTCCTTGATCCAGTTGTGGATGTTGCGGAAGGTGAGCACCACGTCGAACTGGCCTTGCGCCTCGAAACCCTTGAACTCGCCTGCATGCAAGGTGCCGACCTTGACGTTGCCATAGAGCGCCGGGGTTGCCGCGAGCTTGCGCAAGAACGCGGCGTCGGTGTCGCGGTCTTCGGCGGCCAGTTCCGCTGACGTGCTGATGTACTGGGCCTCGTAAAGATGGCCGCCATCGTGCAACCACGGGGCCAGGATGTCCGTGTACCAGCCGCCGCCCGGCGCGATTTCGAGCACCGTTTGCGTGGGCTCGACGCCGAAGAATTGCAACGTCTCCTTCGGATGCCGATAGACGTCGCGCGCTTTGGCCCGCTCGCTACGGGCTGGACCAGCGATCGCGGCATCGAGTGACGTGGCGGCTGCGGGTTGCGTCTGCGCACTGTGCACGGCCTGCTGTGTGGATGTCGCACACCCGGCCGCAAAGAGGGCGAGAGACGCCGCGGCGATGGCGGCAGTCCGTTTCAGTGCAAGGTGTGCGAAGACGCGATGGCGTTGGACCGGAATCATGGGCGAGAGGGGTGGGTTCTGGATAGTCCACACGATACCCGGTTACATGCGCTCGCGCTGGCCAGCCGGTTTGCCGATCCCATGTTTAGCATCGTTTTGCGTGGCGTATTGCACGCCGTCGCACGCCTCGCGCGGCGGCGCTCGCGTCGCCGCCGCGATGGCTTTAGATGACGTCGCGCGCGACGCTTGCCACACGCCCCTGGCGCATGGGCACTATGCCGCGTAACCGGGATTGTGCCGGTCGAGCCGGCGCAGCAGTCCAGGCCAGGCGAGCGCGCCGGGGCTGACGCCCCGCGTCACGGTGGCGATCTGCTGCCGGATGCCGTTGAGAATCGGCTGGGCGATCGGCCGAAGCTTCGAGCCACCCGCCTGTGCGCGGACCTGAATCATGCACGCCGCCTCGAAGAAGTACATCGCGACGAACGCATCCGCCGGGCTCGCGCCGACGGTCAGGAGACCGTGGTTGCGCAGCATCAGATAAGTGTTGTTGCCGAGGTCGCGCACGAGCCGGGGCTTCTCGTCTTCGTTGAGGGCGATGCCCTCGTAGTCGTGATAGCCGAGCGATGCGAGCACGCCGAGCGACTGCTGGGAAAGCGGCAGCAAGCCCGCGTCCTGGGCCGACACGGCCACACCGTTGACCGAATGCGTGTGCATCACGCAGAGCGCGTCTTCGCGCGCCGCGTGCACCGCGCTGTGAATCGTGAAGCCGGCCGGATTGATGTCGTAAGGCGAGTCGGACACTTTGCGGCCTTCCAGATCGATCTTGACGAGCGAAGACGCGGTGATCTCGTCGAACATCATCCCGTACGGGTTGATCAGGAAATGGTGCTCGGGTCCGGGTACGCGCGCGGAGATATGGGTAAACACGAGGTCGTCCCATCCGAACAGCGCGGTCAGGCGGTACGCCGCCGCGAGATTGACCCGCGCTTCCCATTCGGCGGCGGAAACAGCAGGCTTCAGGGTGAGATCAGATGCGGCCATATCGAGTCTCCTCAATCATTCGGTCTGGACA harbors:
- a CDS encoding Ig-like domain-containing protein is translated as MSTLTYPGVYIEEIPSGVHTITGVATSIAAFVGWAPQGPVNAATLVQSWAGYAAVFGGLDARSQLGYCVSQFFLNGGTQCYIVRLVWDGTLPAASGAPAPCATAFSNSIGYPEATVTATIGNVSGAITLGIGAPPLTAIAVEPNLPAGYTPPLTVLPPPMPTGATMTLSALPTYADNSQQPALGGVKWTSLPAGMVSIAGNVVTAMNSGNGTVTATDASGVVSGTLAIQVVNTLFSKLAINAPGGSLKVAPGETLALSATGEYGGVTQDLTAQVGWGPPQCFLSPQSPGLFTAPINAVQGTTVQVNAVLPWSAPGGTAPASATITIAPPAVLSPAIYPQNATTVPSGPAIQFAVYGYESSKPTELVALPQADWPITSSDGTVASVATATGVVTPGNAGSATLTATSTANPLVTLTTTLTVSAAPKLSGISVSPASVSVPQNETQQMTATGLYSDGSTADLTNIVTWSVTPAGTAGITVTGLLTGSSPGTAVVTAKWPTVPDSAGIPVTVTLRELESIAVTTPAVPPWLKPGQPVQLTATPTYSDGPGASVSTSATWSVSPPQFAQALGGNVVANAAGAPLTLFAANPGVWGNTLMVGVTLQPNNSNFNLIVQRSASNGRVTTLESFLNLSVVPTDPRYVVNVIDNTSNYITFVSPVSGAIVAPTGTPAATPPVPLGGGADGAVLTPATDANFENVLLNTPSGGIGLLDTVDIFNLLCVPGETDTATISQLQAYCNKKRALYIVDAPPLATESALQAQGPLGTAPGGTLQGGITGTYASNSAYYFPWVSAPDPLSPGNSKLSPPCGFVAGIYAATDATRGVWKAPAGISAGLTGQSGLQYVLTDDQNGSLNPQAINCLRLFRVYGEVVWGARTLAGNDQAGSEWKYVPVRRLALFLESSLYEGTQWVIFEPNDEKLWGQIRLNIGSFMQWLFLQGAFAGTTPQEAYFVKCDEDINTDANIALGIVTVQVGFAPLNPAEFLVIEIQQINNQSS
- a CDS encoding class II aldolase/adducin family protein, producing MAASDLTLKPAVSAAEWEARVNLAAAYRLTALFGWDDLVFTHISARVPGPEHHFLINPYGMMFDEITASSLVKIDLEGRKVSDSPYDINPAGFTIHSAVHAAREDALCVMHTHSVNGVAVSAQDAGLLPLSQQSLGVLASLGYHDYEGIALNEDEKPRLVRDLGNNTYLMLRNHGLLTVGASPADAFVAMYFFEAACMIQVRAQAGGSKLRPIAQPILNGIRQQIATVTRGVSPGALAWPGLLRRLDRHNPGYAA
- a CDS encoding phage tail protein — translated: MALFPANPKRLDPYKNFKFRVKWDGVYVAGVSKVSSLKRSTEVVEHRAGGDPSTAHRSPGRNKYEPITLEGGLTQDMRFHDWAALVWNFNAALGAEVSLANFRKDIYLELYNEAGQLVIAYKIYRCWVSEYQALPDLDANANAVAIEHIKLENEGWERDTSVSEPQEPTLSAAVT
- a CDS encoding class I SAM-dependent methyltransferase, whose protein sequence is MIPVQRHRVFAHLALKRTAAIAAASLALFAAGCATSTQQAVHSAQTQPAAATSLDAAIAGPARSERAKARDVYRHPKETLQFFGVEPTQTVLEIAPGGGWYTDILAPWLHDGGHLYEAQYISTSAELAAEDRDTDAAFLRKLAATPALYGNVKVGTLHAGEFKGFEAQGQFDVVLTFRNIHNWIKDGQIDDNLRAFYVALKPGGVLGVEEHRARRGTTVQQMIDSGYVTEEYVIEHAQGAGFVLAARSEINANPKDTKDYPHGVWSLPPTYKGGDVDRARYAAIGESDRMTLRFIKP